The Deltaproteobacteria bacterium genome includes the window ACGTTGCTGGCTTTCGTCCTGCTGTGGCAGTTGGTGTCGCTGCTGTTCCTGGCGGCCTTCCTGCCGGGACCGCAGGAGCTCGTGCTGCGGCTCATCACGGTCTATTCGGATCCCACCAGCTACACCGTGGTATGGGATACGCTTCGCCGGATCATTCTGGGACTCGGCTTCTCCATGGTCATCGGCGGCATCGCCGGGCTCATCATGGGGCTCCACCGGCACGTGGAGGCGTTCCTGGACGGCTGGATCATGGTGCTGCTCACGTTCCCGGCCATCTGCTGGGCGTTTCTGGGTGTGTTGTGGTTCGGACTGTCGGATGTCGCACCGGTCTTCACTACCGTGCTCATCGTTTTTCCGTTCGTGGCGCTCAATGTATGGGAAGGAACCAAGGCCATCGACAAGGAAGTCATCGACATGGCCAAGGTGTACAAGGCGAACCGTCATCTGATCATCCGCAAGGTGGTTGTTCCGCAACTCATGCCCTATATCTTTTCGTCCCTGCGCATCGGGCTCTCGCTTTCCTGGAAGATCGTGCTGGTGGGAGAGGCCTTCGCCGTGGGCAGCGGAGTCGGGCAGATGCTGGTGTTCCACTTCCAGGACACTCGTGTGGACATGATGCTGGCCTGGGGGGTGAGCTTCATGGTGTTCATGGTCCTGGTGGATGTGCTGGTATTACGGTCCTGGGAGCGCCGCGCCTTCCGGTGGCGGCATCAGGTGGCCACGTAATGTCTCTCGGGGTACCCGAGGCGCGCGGTTCGGGCGCGGGCGGGTTTGAAACCTGCCCCTACATTTGATTCAGGTGTCGTTCATGGCTTCGACGGTCGTACACGTAGACAAGTTGACGAAAAAGTTCCCCGCTCCCGGCGGCGACGAGGAGTTCGTGGTGCTCGACGCCGTCAGCCTGGACGTCAAGGAGGGAGAGTTCGCGAGCTTGGTGGGTCCTTCCGGCTGCGGGAAATCCACGCTCCT containing:
- a CDS encoding ABC transporter permease — its product is MIKGKPGFLAGVLTLLAFVLLWQLVSLLFLAAFLPGPQELVLRLITVYSDPTSYTVVWDTLRRIILGLGFSMVIGGIAGLIMGLHRHVEAFLDGWIMVLLTFPAICWAFLGVLWFGLSDVAPVFTTVLIVFPFVALNVWEGTKAIDKEVIDMAKVYKANRHLIIRKVVVPQLMPYIFSSLRIGLSLSWKIVLVGEAFAVGSGVGQMLVFHFQDTRVDMMLAWGVSFMVFMVLVDVLVLRSWERRAFRWRHQVAT